CTCGTTCCAGCCAGCTCAAAGCCTGCTGTTTGGCCTGACGACGACTGAGTTGGGGGCGATGAACCTGCAGCGTTTCCAGCAAGTGATTGCCGATCGTCTGCAGTGGATCGAGGCGGGTCATCGGGTCTTGGAAGACGAGTCCGACCTGCCCACCGCGAAACTGTTGGAGCGATCGCCCTTGGAATTGGCGAATCGACTGTCCAGAAAGGCGAATGTCTCCTTGCTGAAGACTGCCCGGCGGCAACAACCGTAAAATCGCGCGCCCTAGGGTACTCTTGCCGCAACCTGACTCACCCACGAGCCCGAGACGCTCTCCGGCAGAGAGCTCCAGCGACAGCTGTTGCACAGCGGGATGATCAGCTCCCGGATAGGTGACAGAGAGCTGATCAATAGCTAAGAGAGGTGCAGTCATGCAGCGATCGCGGTAAGCACCGCCTCACAGTAGCGGATGAGGGTCTGTTGCCGCTGCTGTAGGGCTGCCACTCGCACTTGCTGGCTCTGCGGATCGCGGCTGCGCTGCCAAAAGCTGAGATCGAGCTGTAATAGCCGCAGATGCTTTTCAATTTCGAGGCGATAGGTCAGATAGCGATCGCTGTCTGTCTGAGCTAAGGCGATCGCGATCGCTTGTCCCTGCTGCTGAATCGCGATCCAGTCAGCCTCCGGCGCAGTTAACGCCGTTTGCCATGTGACCAATTGCGATCGCAGATCCATCCTCATTCCTCTTGATGAAAACTGCTTATCTTAAACGATCACGCTAGCGATCACTCTCAGCCTTGCTCACCCGATTAGCAGTGCTTTGCATCAATGTTTGTGACCAGTTTTTCCACCGGCGTACGATCGCACGAACCACTTTCCACTGATCAATTATATGAACAACAACAAACATCAAGAAGCTATAAGCTAACCAAAAGTGTAAGCTGCGTCCCACTTCGACCATGGCAGCATTCTGGGGAAATATATCGGGGATAATAATGCCAAAGAATTTGACATTATTGGATCTGAAGGAATTAGATAGAAGAATTCCTGTCACAGGAACGACAATCATAAATCCATAGAGACTGCTATGCAGCAGAAGTCTGCGCCACCAATGAGCAGAGGTTTGGGGAAATTGACGCGAGTATTTTCGCCACCAAACCCGCAGCAACAGCAGCACTCGGCCTAGCAGTAAACCAATTGTCAAAATCCCGATCGACTTGTGGAAATCATAGAGGCTAGACCGGAAGGAAACCTCGCGTGGTAGTTGAGCCATAATGCTTCCACCCACGAACAACACGAGGTAAGCCCAGGCCATCCACCAATGCAAAGACATCAGATTACGGAAAGCATTATTAACTCGTCGCTTCGGTAGCACGGTTGGTGGGGCTTGCGTAGCATTAGTCATGGCTTCTCAATGTGGACGACATTAATTCGCCGCAATCGTAACGACTGTCAATGGAAGCGGGAGTTCTCAGCCAAACAGAGAGACTGAGGCCCTAGTAGTCTTATTCCTGTCAATGCGACTGAATTTGAAGCAGGCCCTGCCAGCATTCCTGACCCGATCGCCATCAGACTGACAGCGGGAGTTTCCCAAAAATTGTCTGGTAGCGATCGCGGTCTTGCAGCTCCGCCAAACTGTCGAGGCAATGATGAACACCCGTCGGTAGGCGATCGCGATCGACAGGATCGGG
The sequence above is a segment of the Synechococcus elongatus PCC 11801 genome. Coding sequences within it:
- the patD gene encoding heterocyst frequency control protein PatD, which codes for MDLRSQLVTWQTALTAPEADWIAIQQQGQAIAIALAQTDSDRYLTYRLEIEKHLRLLQLDLSFWQRSRDPQSQQVRVAALQQRQQTLIRYCEAVLTAIAA
- a CDS encoding cytochrome b encodes the protein MTNATQAPPTVLPKRRVNNAFRNLMSLHWWMAWAYLVLFVGGSIMAQLPREVSFRSSLYDFHKSIGILTIGLLLGRVLLLLRVWWRKYSRQFPQTSAHWWRRLLLHSSLYGFMIVVPVTGILLSNSFRSNNVKFFGIIIPDIFPQNAAMVEVGRSLHFWLAYSFLMFVVVHIIDQWKVVRAIVRRWKNWSQTLMQSTANRVSKAESDR